The following DNA comes from Mycobacterium sp. 050128.
CGGCCGTCGCGCAACCCACCGGGCCCCGCTACGTTCGATTCAAGCCATTCGAGGCAACACCACGCTACGCGCCTATACGGTTCGACAGTCGTTGTGCGACAACAAATACAAACAAAAGGTATCGGTTGACAAGCTGCGCCAGCCCGCCTCCGTGGCGGCGACTCGTCTCAGGGGCCGCCGCGGTGGCACTGCTCACCGGATGTGGCTCACCCGGTCCGCAAGCCAGCGACCAGACGCCTCCCTCTGGGGTAGGCGCCGCCCAAGGCGCCTACCGTCTGATCCAAGAGCCCGAAGCAGGCTACTCAGCTGTCATCGGGGTCATCGGCCAGGCGCGCCGAACCCTCCGCATGACGATGTACGAGCTGGCGGATCCCGCCGCGATCGGCGCGCTCATTGACGCGCATCGTCGAGGCGTGGACACCAAGATCCTTCTCGACGCCGCATTCCACGGCCACCAAACCAACGCGGCCGCCTACGACCAACTAAAGGGCCAGCCGCATAGGTTTGGACGGTGCGCCGCGCCCTGGCCGTCGCTGACGGTTTTCTTTGTGGGCTACGGCGGCGATCGCGGCGGCCGCAGGGGCCATGTATTGATCGCTGGGCTGTTTGTCGAGTTCCTGCCCCGGCCGATATGTCGACTTGATGGTCTCGCGCAGAGCTGGTGGTACTTGAGTCCAGTGGCCCGGGCACATCAACAACCGAGGCTCGATCTCAACGTCGCAGTCCCGGGCGTGGCAGACATGTGGTGGCTCCGCAGCGCGAGGTGGAGGTGGGTTCATTGCGAACGCCCTGGGGAGAGGTTGGGTCGTGCCGAGGCGAAGCCGTCGGCCAGCAGTGTGGCGGATGTCCCTGCCGTAGCGATGTCCTATTGGGTGCGGACGCATCCGTTTCTGATTTCCAAAGACCTGAGACCTTCCGATATCCGGTTCAGGGCTGGTAGGTGGTGTCGTCTACCTGGGTGGCAAATTCGTTGATCACCTGCAATGTGCCGTGGACAACCACCACGATCAGCACCACAGCGATCAGCAAGGCCGCAACGAGGCCGCCTAGCCACGGGAGCTTGCGCGAATCATGCACGCTCATAGTGGCTTTCGGTCCGTATCCACGGTGCCAGCGCACCGCGCATAGTAATCACGAGACTGTCCCGCTGGCGGGGATCGAGCTGGAGTGCGCGCTGCAGCGCGTTGCTCAGCGGCGGCTGGTCGGCCAGATACGGGATCGCGCTGCGCCAGCCCTGCGCCGTGTCGGCAAGAGCCTCGGGGGTGGTGGCTGCAGCGGCCCGCACCAGCCACACGACGCCTTTGTTGTTTCCCCGCGGCGAGGCGGCATACAACATCCCCGCCAGCGGTCCAACGGCTTGCGCGCCCCAGAATTCGCTACCGGGCTTGGCCGATGCAGTCAGCAGCCCCTCCGCGTATTCGACCGCTTCGGCCGGTGAGGTCACCCGCGAGCACGGATCGTCATTGGGGGTTTGGGTGATCATTGTGTCCTCCTTGTTCGATTGATTTTGGGACGTGAAGTACGTGCAGCAGACCTACCTACCGGCGGTGCGGGAACAGTAAAACGGTTGAGGCCAAACGCATTTGTTGCGTCCGGAGGTCATCGCACCCGCCAGGACCGAGCTCGCAGCGTCGGATCCGTAACAGTGGATCTGCTGGGCGGGCTGGCCGCCGGCGCTGGCATCGGCGAGCAGTACGCCGAGGCAGAGCACGAGCTCGGCCCCCAGTACGCCGGCGATGACTTGTGCGAACGTGTAGAGCCTGTTCCCCCAGGGACTCATCGCGGCGCCTCATCCGGCTGCCGCCCGCCGGGCGTGGCGGCGGGTCACTTCCCAGTGGGCGGCGCGCCCCGGCTGGTCTTCGACGCGGTGCACCACGCCGCGGCGCGCCAGGATCACCAAAGCGCGATAGACCTCTTCGGCGACCACGGGCCGGCCGCGGCGCCGGCAACACTCGGTGACAGCTAGGCGGGCTTGGGTGGTCGTCCTGGGTTCACTCGCGCCGGCGAGCACCTCGAGGAGTTGGTCGCGCAACTGTTCGGCGTTCACTCGGTGATCGCTTCGGCGGCGCGGCGATGTCGAGCCAGCACCCAGTCCCACACGTTGCGCGGCTCCTCCACGGCGGGCCGGGCATCGTCCAGCAAGGTCGCAACCGCGCGGTCGTATTTGGCGACGAACTCGGGCCAGTCGGGCAGCACGGTGGTGATGCCTGCCGTTCCGCGGCGCAGCAGCCGCGCTTGCCCCAGGTTCTCCGGTAGTAGCCGCCGGTAGTCGAGGCTGGGACCTAAGTGGGAGGACAGCGTCTTAGCGCCGCTGGCCTGATCGAAGCTTTCTTGGCGGCGGGTGGTCTCGCGTGACCACTGTTCGCCGCGCTGCAGCATCTCCATTTCGGCGGCCCCGTACATGATCAGCGCGGCCGGGAAGGTATCCCGCAGCTCGCGCGCATACGTGCTGCCATAGACGGTGTCGAACTGGCTCGAAGCTTGCACGGAGAGCACCAGATTGACTCCCAGGCCGCGGCCTTCGGAGACATGGCGGCGCAGTGCGGGCATCGGGGCCACGTTGGCGGCCTCGTCGATCACCAGCAGCAGCCGGTGCAGCATTTCCTTACGGGCAGTCTTGCCACGCCAGCTACGCACCAGATGTTCGAGCAAAGTGACGGCCGCACCGGCGATCGACCCTTCGGCGGGGGCCAGGATGAACAGCGTCGCATCCGGTGCGGACAGAAACGACGCGTCAAAGGTCGGATCGTTGATGCCGCGCAGCCCCAACCGCATCCACGGAGTGACCGCCTTGCGCATGGTTAACGCGATGCTGTCGCGCTGGCGGGGGTCCATGGCCAAGGTGCGCATCAACGCATTGCGAAACAGCGGCTGGCTCGACACGTGCCGGGCGGCGCTGTGCCAGCCCGGCGCGTCGGGCGCCTTATCGTCTTTTTCCAAGTTGTCCACGGCCAGCAGCACCCATTCGATGCCTTTGCCGTGCCCGCAGGGAGAGGCCGCGTACAGCATCGCCGCCAGTGGGGCCTCGGTGTTAGCTTCCCAAATCCCGGCATCGGAGACCTGATCGATACCCGACCCCAATCCGACAGCCGACATCTGCATCATGGTGTTGGCCGCGGTCACCGCCTGATCGGGGGTGCTGATCAGTGCGGTGGGATCAAACGAGCGGACCAGGGCATCGGGTG
Coding sequences within:
- a CDS encoding type IV secretory system conjugative DNA transfer family protein, yielding MYRPPSSPYCGFSRDHSTNKLSLADGACHLLVSAPTETGKTRAVLAPATVLWGGPAVCVSSKDDLMWLVCQRRWGPKQVIDMRPDYSPVYPPDALVRSFDPTALISTPDQAVTAANTMMQMSAVGLGSGIDQVSDAGIWEANTEAPLAAMLYAASPCGHGKGIEWVLLAVDNLEKDDKAPDAPGWHSAARHVSSQPLFRNALMRTLAMDPRQRDSIALTMRKAVTPWMRLGLRGINDPTFDASFLSAPDATLFILAPAEGSIAGAAVTLLEHLVRSWRGKTARKEMLHRLLLVIDEAANVAPMPALRRHVSEGRGLGVNLVLSVQASSQFDTVYGSTYARELRDTFPAALIMYGAAEMEMLQRGEQWSRETTRRQESFDQASGAKTLSSHLGPSLDYRRLLPENLGQARLLRRGTAGITTVLPDWPEFVAKYDRAVATLLDDARPAVEEPRNVWDWVLARHRRAAEAITE